The following proteins are encoded in a genomic region of Drosophila bipectinata strain 14024-0381.07 chromosome XL, DbipHiC1v2, whole genome shotgun sequence:
- the LOC108120037 gene encoding uncharacterized protein isoform X5 yields MKCSFIIIAFSLVLTVCAEDAADADLEQVASASAPAAVAVTATEDQVGAASSYAPLQEKKQEKRYVGGYGGYGAGYGAGAGYGGGYGGYGSALGAGYGGAYGSGVGVDSYYNPYGSRSLAGLDGSLAGYGGYGSALGGYGSALGGYGSVLSGYGSGLGGYGSYNSNPYALSYYNSRLGGAGTGYPYYNTRFGAGGYPSSYYTSNYGNSVVGGGLGALGGVPPIGSGYNYGAGISGTVY; encoded by the exons ATGAAGTGCTCT TTCATAATAATCGCATTCAGCCTGGTGCTGACCGTCTGTGCCGAGGATGCGGCGGACGCTGACCTGGAGCAGGTGGCGTCCGCATCAGCCCCAGCAGCTGTGGCGGTGACAGCGACGGAGGACCAGGTGGGCGCCGCCAGCAGCTACGCCCCGCTGCAGGAAAAGAAGCAGGAGAAGCGCTATGTTGGTGGATACGGTGGCTATGGGGCAGGATACGGAGCAGGAGCCGGATACGGCGGCGGATACGGAGGCTATGGCTCGGCCCTCGGAGCAGGCTACGGAGGAGCCTATGGCAGTGGAGTGGGCGTTGATAGCTACTACAACCCCTATGGCTCGCGATCATTGGCTGGATTGG ACGGCTCTCTGGCCGGATATGGAGGATACGGCTCCGCCTTGGGTGGCTACGGATCGGCTCTGGGCGGCTATGGATCAGTCCTGAGCGGCTATGGCTCCGGCCTGGGCGGATATGGATCCTACAACTCGAACCCCTACGCGCTGTCGTACTACAACTCGCGCTTGGGCGGAGCCGGAACCGGCTATCCTTACTACAACACCCGCTTCGGAGCCGGAGGCTATCCTTCCAGCTACTACACAAGCAATTACGGCAACAGCGTGGTGGGCGGCGGTCTGGGAGCCCTGGGTGGAGTGCCTCCCATCGGCTCCGGCTACAACTACGGAGCCGGCATCTCAGGCACCGTCTACTAA
- the LOC108120035 gene encoding acid phosphatase type 7 isoform X1 translates to MKALQLLLLAVVSVVATGLETPKGRAKDLNKGLGIVHYQPEQVHLAFGERTASEMVVTWSTRSLPPDTQVGTASVVEYGLLEASGQSKLNQAARGTATKFVDGGRKKATQFIHRVTLGNLSPNSTYVYHCGSSYGWSSVFQFRTVPEASADWSPSLAIYGDMGNENAQSLARLQEETQRGMYDAIIHVGDFAYDMNTEDARVGDEFMRQIESVAAYLPYMVVPGNHEEKFNFSNYRARFSMPGGTENMFYSFDLGPVHFIGISTEAYYFLNYGVKTLVFQYEWLRQDLAKANLPENRRERPWIVLYGHRPMYCSNENDNDCTHSETLTRVGWPFVHMFGLEPLLYEFGVDVAIWAHEHSYERLWPIYDYKVLNGTLKDSPYEDPGAPVHLVTGSAGCKEGREPFKGKIPDWSAFHSQDYGYTRLRAHNRTHLHFEQVSDDQNGAIIDNFWLVKSKHGSYSH, encoded by the exons ATGAAGGCATTGCAGTTGTTACTGCTGGCAGTGGTGTCTGTCGTGGCCACCGGCTTGGAGACTCCGAAGGGACGAGCCAAAGACTTGAACAAGGGACTCGGCATTGTCCACTACCAGCCGGAGCAAGTGCATCTGGCATTTGGAG AACGCACTGCCAGCGAAATGGTCGTCACCTGGTCGACACGCAGCCTCCCACCGGACACGCAAGTGGGCACGGCCAGCGTTGTGGAGTACGGCCTCCTCGAGGCTTCTGGACAGTCCAAGCTCAACCAAGCAGCCCGAGGCACAGCCACCAAGTTTGTGGACGGTGGTCGAAAAAAAGCCACGCAGTTCATTCATCGG GTGACCTTAGGGAACTTGAGCCCGAATTCCACGTACGTCTATCACTGCGGCAGCTCCTACGGCTGGTCGTCCGTGTTCCAGTTCCGCACGGTGCCAGAGGCATCGGCGGACTGGTCGCCCTCGCTGGCCATCTACGGGGACATGGGCAACGAAAACGCCCAGTCCCTGGCCCGCCTGCAGGAGGAGACCCAGCGCGGCATGTACGACGCCATTATTCATGTGGGGGACTTTGCCTACGATATGAACACCGAGGACGCCCGGGTGGGGGACGAGTTCATGAGGCAAATCGAGTCTGTGGCAGCCTACTTGCCCTACATGGTGGTGCCCGGTAATCACGAGGAGAAGTT CAACTTTTCCAACTACCGAGCCCGCTTCAGCATGCCGGGAGGCACGGAGAACATGTTCTACAGCTTCGACCTGGGCCCAGTGCACTTCATTGGGATCAGCACGGAGGCGTACTACTTCCTCAACTACGGCGTGAAGACACTGGTGTTTCAGTACGAGTGGCTGCGCCAGGATCTGGCCAAAGCCAACCTCCCAGAGAACCGCCGCGAGCGACCCTGGATCGTCTTGTACGGCCACCGCCCGATGTACTGCAGCAACGAGAACGACAACGATTGCACCCACTCAGAGACCCTGACCCGGGTGGGCTGGCCCTTCGTCCACATGTTCGGGCTGGAGCCGTTGCTCTACGAGTTCGGCGTTGACGTGGCCATTTGGGCACACGAGCACTCGTACGAGCGGCTCTGGCCCATCTACGACTACAAGGTGCTCAACGGAACCCTGAAGGACTCGCCCTACGAAGACCCGGGCGCTCCGGTCCATTTGGTGACTGGCTCCGCGGGCTGCAAGGAGGGGCGGGAGCCCTTCAAGGGCAAGATACCCGACTGGAGCGCCTTCCATAGCCAAGACTACGGGTACACCCGCCTGAGGGCGCACAACCGGACGCACTTGCACTTCGAACAGGTGTCGGACGACCAAAACGGAGCCATCATCGATAACTTCTGGCTGGTGAAGTCCAAGCACGGCAGTTACTCGCACTAG
- the LOC108120035 gene encoding acid phosphatase type 7 isoform X2, whose protein sequence is MKALQLLLLAVVSVVATGLETPKGRAKDLNKGLGIVHYQPEQVHLAFGDNLQDIVVTWSTRGPSNSSLVNYARNYAKGPLTLAKGTWKRFVDGGKKARSQYVHSVELKDLQPDTRYEYTCGSEVGWSPVFNFKTPPAGEAWSPSLAIFGDMGNENAQSLGRLQQDTERGMYDAIIHVGDFAYDMDTSNAAVGDAYMRQIESVAAYVPYMVCPGNHEEKYNFSNYRARFNMPGDTDSLWYSFNLGPVHFVSFSTEVYYFLSYGFKLLTKQFEWLERDLAEANLPENRAKRPWIITYGHRPMYCSDEKEYDCNKQLETYIRQGLPMLKWFGLEDLFYKHGVDVEIFAHEHFYTRLWPIYDFKVYNGSAEAPYTNPKAPIQIITGSAGCKEEREPFSKDLPAWNAYHSNDYGYTRLKAHNGTHLYFEQVSDDKDGQIVDSFWVIKSSHGAYPGAQ, encoded by the exons ATGAAGGCATTGCAGTTGTTACTGCTGGCAGTGGTGTCTGTCGTGGCCACCGGCTTGGAGACTCCGAAGGGACGAGCCAAAGACTTGAACAAGGGACTCGGCATTGTCCACTACCAGCCGGAGCAAGTGCATCTGGCATTTGGAG ACAATCTGCAGGATATCGTGGTTACCTGGTCTACGCGCGGCCCCAGCAACTCCTCTTTGGTAAACTATGCCCGCAACTACGCCAAGGGCCCTCTCACCTTGGCTAAGGGAACTTGGAAGCGATTCGTGGATGGCGGCAAGAAGGCTCGCTCTCAGTACGTCCACAGTGTGGAGCTGAAGGACCTCCAGCCGGACACCCGTTACGAGTACACCTGCGGCAGCGAAGTGGGCTGGTCTCCGGTCTTCAACTTCAAGACGCCGCCGGCTGGAGAGGCCTGGTCCCCGTCCCTGGCCATCTTCGGGGATATGGGCAACGAGAACGCCCAGTCCCTGGGCCGCCTGCAGCAGGACACTGAACGCGGCATGTACGACGCCATCATCCATGTGGGGGACTTTGCCTACGACATGGACACCTCGAACGCCGCCGTGGGGGATGCTTACATGCGCCAAATCGAATCCGTGGCCGCCTACGTGCCGTACATGGTCTGTCCGGGCAATCATGAAGAGAAATA TAACTTCTCCAACTACCGGGCCCGCTTCAACATGCCCGGGGACACGGACAGCCTGTGGTACAGCTTCAACCTGGGTCCCGTGCACTTTGTCTCCTTCTCCACCGAGGTCTACTACTTCCTCAGCTACGGCTTCAAGCTGCTGACCAAGCAGTTCGAGTGGCTGGAGCGGGACCTGGCCGAGGCCAACCTGCCCGAGAACCGTGCCAAGCGCCCCTGGATCATCACCTACGGCCACCGGCCGATGTACTGCAGCGACGAAAAGGAGTACGACTGCAACAAGCAGCTAGAGACGTACATCCGCCAGGGTCTGCCCATGCTGAAGTGGTTCGGCCTGGAAGACCTTTTCTACAAACACGGAGTGGACGTCGAGATCTTCGCCCACGAGCACTTCTACACCCGGCTGTGGCCCATCTACGATTTTAAGGTCTACAACGGGAGTGCAGAGGCTCCCTACACGAATCCCAAGGCGCCAATCCAGATCATAACCGGATCGGCTGGCTGCAAAGAGGAGCGCGAGCCCTTCTCCAAAGATTTGCCCGCATGGAATGCCTATCACAGCAAT GACTACGGGTATACCCGCTTGAAGGCCCACAACGGCACCCACCTCTACTTCGAGCAAGTGTCCGACGACAAGGACGGCCAGATCGTGGACTCCTTCTGGGTGATCAAGTCCTCGCACGGCGCCTACCCTGGGGCCCAATGA
- the LOC108120035 gene encoding acid phosphatase type 7 isoform X3, with protein MKALQLLLLAVVSVVATGLETPKGRAKDLNKGLGIVHYQPEQVHLAFGESVLDIVVTWNTRDNTNASICEYGVDGLQSRVQSPQSPTKFVDGGAAKATQFIHRVTLPNLKPNTTYFYHCGSELGWSATYWFRTKFEHSDWSPSLAIYGDMGVVNAASLPALQRETQRGLYDAILHVGDFAYDMCDDNGAVGDEFMRQVETIAAYVPYMVCVGNHEERYNFSHYINRFSMPGGSENMFYSFDLGPVHFIGFSTEVYYFTQFGIKQIVMQYDWLERDLIEANKPENRQKRPWIITYGHRPMYCSNDNDDDCANHETIVRKGLPMLDFFGLEPLFYQYGVDVELWAHEHCYERMWPMYNYTVYNGSLAAPYVNPGAPIHIISGAAGNQEGREPFFKKMPPWSAFHSQDFGYLRLRAHNRTHLYFEQVSDDQKGKIIDSFWVVKDKHGPYADLK; from the exons ATGAAGGCATTGCAGTTGTTACTGCTGGCAGTGGTGTCTGTCGTGGCCACCGGCTTGGAGACTCCGAAGGGACGAGCCAAAGACTTGAACAAGGGACTCGGCATTGTCCACTACCAGCCGGAGCAAGTGCATCTGGCATTTGGAG AGTCCGTCCTGGACATTGTGGTCACCTGGAATACGCGGGACAACACGAACGCCTCCATTTGCGAGTACGGCGTCGATGGGCTCCAGAGTCGAGTGCAATCGCCCCAGTCGCCCACGAAGTTCGTGGATGGCGGAGCCGCAAAGGCCACCCAGTTCATCCATCGG GTGACCCTACCCAACCTGAAGCCGAACACCACGTATTTCTACCACTGTGGCAGCGAGCTGGGATGGTCGGCCACCTACTGGTTCCGCACCAAGTTCGAGCACTCCGACTGGTCCCCCTCCCTGGCCATCTACGGCGACATGGGCGTGGTCAACGCCGCCTCCCTGCCGGCCCTGCAGAGGGAGACGCAGCGGGGCTTGTACGACGCCATCCTCCACGTGGGCGACTTTGCCTACGACATGTGCGACGATAACGGTGCGGTGGGCGACGAGTTCATGCGCCAGGTGGAGACGATAGCCGCTTACGTCCCGTACATGGTGTGCGTGGGCAACCACGAGGAGCGATA CAACTTCTCACACTACATCAACCGCTTCAGTATGCCGGGAGGCTCCGAGAACATGTTCTACAGCTTCGACCTGGGACCCGTCCATTTCATTGGCTTCAGCACGGAGGTTTACTACTTCACCCAGTTCGGGATCAAGCAGATCGTGATGCAGTACGACTGGCTGGAGCGGGACCTGATCGAGGCCAATAAGCCGGAGAACCGGCAGAAGCGTCCCTGGATCATCACCTACGGCCACCGACCGATGTACTGCAgcaacgacaacgacgacgacTGCGCCAACCATGAGACCATAGTGCGGAAGGGCCTGCCCATGCTAGATTTCTTTGGGCTGGAGCCCCTGTTCTATCAGTACGGCGTGGACGTGGAGCTCTGGGCGCACGAGCACTGCTATGAGCGCATGTGGCCCATGTACAACTACACGGTCTACAACGGATCCCTCGCCGCGCCGTATGTGAATCCGGGAGCACCCATTCACATCATATCCGGAGCAGCCGGCAATCAGGAGGGACGGGAGCCGTTCTTTAAGAAGATGCCGCCGTGGAGCGCCTTCCACAGCCAGGACTTTGGCTACCTGCGCCTCAGGGCCCACAACCGCACTCACCTGTACTTCGAGCAGGTGTCGGACGACCAGAAAGGCAAGATCATCGATAGCTTCTGGGTGGTCAAGGACAAGCACGGACCCTACGCTGATCTCAAATGA